In Nitrospira sp., a single genomic region encodes these proteins:
- a CDS encoding flagellar basal body P-ring protein FlgI: MKTRYTKSWIAGALVGFLCVPLSAEAVRIKDIGAIEGVRENQLIGYGLIVGLDRTGDQVIGGQFTIQAMMSMLNKMGINLVIDPIQLLTRNIASVMVTTKLPPFAKPGQTLDVVVSSMANAKSLQGGTLLLTPLKAANQQVFAVAQGPVSVGGFLGGTGGPGGATVTKNHQAAGVIPAGAIIEKELVVNIDAWETVSVMLRQPDFTTAIRTAEAIDGVFGKGSALPVNAGLVKATIPANFHGRVVEYIASIEGLDVSVDMAAKVVVNERTGTVVLGEHVRISTCAISHGNLTISVKNTLSVSQPNAPLIGSAGNQPATVTEDVQTEVKEQESRLIVVDETVTLGEVVRALNAVGVTPRDLVSILSALRAAGALQATLEII, from the coding sequence ATGAAGACACGTTATACCAAGTCATGGATTGCGGGAGCGCTCGTCGGATTCTTGTGTGTGCCGCTTTCTGCGGAGGCGGTCAGGATCAAGGACATCGGGGCCATTGAAGGTGTTCGGGAAAATCAATTGATCGGCTATGGATTGATCGTGGGGCTTGATCGAACCGGCGATCAAGTCATCGGCGGCCAGTTTACGATCCAGGCCATGATGTCCATGCTGAACAAGATGGGGATCAATTTGGTGATTGATCCAATCCAGTTGCTCACAAGAAATATTGCTTCTGTCATGGTGACGACCAAGCTTCCCCCGTTCGCCAAGCCGGGGCAGACTCTGGATGTCGTCGTCTCTTCGATGGCCAATGCGAAAAGCCTGCAAGGCGGGACGCTCTTGCTGACTCCTCTCAAAGCGGCCAATCAACAAGTGTTTGCCGTAGCCCAAGGCCCAGTCTCAGTGGGAGGCTTCCTGGGTGGGACAGGCGGACCGGGAGGAGCGACCGTCACCAAGAATCATCAGGCTGCTGGAGTTATACCGGCAGGAGCGATTATCGAAAAGGAGCTGGTGGTCAATATCGATGCCTGGGAGACCGTCTCGGTGATGCTCAGGCAGCCGGACTTTACGACTGCCATTCGGACGGCTGAAGCAATCGATGGGGTCTTCGGCAAAGGTAGTGCCTTACCCGTCAATGCCGGTCTTGTGAAGGCCACGATTCCCGCAAACTTCCATGGTCGAGTTGTCGAATACATTGCCTCGATTGAAGGCCTGGATGTCTCGGTTGATATGGCCGCCAAAGTAGTGGTCAACGAACGAACCGGTACGGTCGTACTTGGCGAGCATGTGCGAATCTCCACCTGTGCTATTTCCCACGGAAATCTGACGATTTCGGTGAAGAATACTTTGAGTGTTTCTCAGCCAAATGCACCACTGATCGGCTCTGCCGGCAATCAACCAGCCACTGTGACAGAAGATGTACAGACTGAGGTGAAGGAGCAAGAGTCTCGGTTAATCGTCGTGGATGAGACCGTGACGCTGGGAGAAGTTGTGAGGGCGCTCAATGCGGTTGGTGTGACACCCAGAGATCTGGTCTCGATTCTCTCGGCGCTCCGGGCAGCCGGAGCACTCCAAGCTACGCTTGAGATTATATAG
- a CDS encoding rod-binding protein gives MNIHDSTQAQFLSSPVFTDPLGNQNEVNSLKVKGSPGDRQELLKAAKQYEAFFVSYLMKVMRETVHESEMSGKMGSYFYSFYDQEIGNRASESGGIGITQMVQEYIEKNYPPTAKVPDSEDR, from the coding sequence ATGAATATTCATGATTCGACTCAGGCGCAGTTTCTTTCTTCCCCGGTCTTCACCGATCCACTGGGGAACCAGAATGAAGTCAACTCCTTGAAAGTAAAGGGGAGTCCTGGCGATCGGCAAGAGTTATTGAAGGCCGCTAAGCAGTATGAAGCATTCTTTGTGTCCTATTTAATGAAGGTCATGCGGGAAACCGTTCATGAATCAGAGATGTCCGGCAAGATGGGCTCATACTTTTACTCCTTTTATGACCAGGAGATTGGGAATAGGGCATCCGAGTCAGGGGGCATCGGGATTACCCAAATGGTTCAGGAATATATCGAAAAGAATTATCCGCCAACCGCTAAAGTTCCGGACAGTGAAGACCGATAA
- the flgM gene encoding flagellar biosynthesis anti-sigma factor FlgM has product MQISGSGRSDQLAKILLGTQETKGPSTQRQPSQKETGNDRVQISDQAKELQRIRALGQTPDHERTARVEQIKKAIEHGTYDVSGRKVGDALIKQVLTDAVL; this is encoded by the coding sequence ATGCAGATCTCAGGTTCAGGTCGTTCCGATCAACTGGCCAAAATTCTCTTAGGCACGCAGGAGACAAAAGGTCCGTCGACGCAACGGCAACCGTCTCAAAAAGAGACGGGGAATGACCGGGTCCAGATTTCGGATCAGGCCAAAGAGCTGCAGCGCATTCGCGCGCTGGGCCAGACCCCCGATCACGAACGGACCGCGCGCGTCGAACAGATCAAGAAAGCCATCGAACATGGCACCTATGATGTCAGTGGTCGCAAAGTCGGCGACGCACTCATCAAGCAAGTTCTGACCGACGCGGTGTTGTAG